A region from the Bos indicus isolate NIAB-ARS_2022 breed Sahiwal x Tharparkar chromosome 14, NIAB-ARS_B.indTharparkar_mat_pri_1.0, whole genome shotgun sequence genome encodes:
- the NAPRT gene encoding nicotinate phosphoribosyltransferase isoform X3, with amino-acid sequence MAAEQDPEGRAAARPLLTDLYQATMALGYWRAGRAQDQAEFELFFRQCPFGGAFALAAGLRDCVRFLRAFRLRDADVQFLASALPPDTDPAFFEHLRALDCSGVTVRALPEGSLAFPGVPLLQVSGPLLVVQLLETPLLCLVSYASLIATNAARLRLIAGPDKRLLEMGLRRAQGPDGGLTASTYSYLGGFDASSNVLAGQLRGVPVAGTLAHSFVTSFSGSEVPPDPMLAPAAGQGSQVDLAASVEMWLERVCGHLGLGVQEPHRGERAAFVAYALAFPRAFQGLLDTYSVRRSGLPNFLAVALALQELGYQAVGVRLDSGDLLQQAREIRGVFRTAAAQFGVPWLQSVPIAVSNNIDEEELARLAQKGSEVNVIGIGTSVVTCPRQPSLGCVYKLVSVGGQPRMKLTEDPEKQTLPGSKAAFRLLGSDGRTV; translated from the exons ATGGCGGCGGAGCAGGACCCCGAGGGGCGCGCGGCGGCGCGGCCGCTGCTCACCGACCTGTACCAAGCCACCATGGCGCTGGGCTATTGGCGCGCCGGCCGCGCGCAGGACCAGGCCGAGTTCGAGCTCTTCTTCCGCCAGTGCCCGTTCGGCGGAGCCTTCGCCTTGGCCGCGGGACTGCGCGACTGCGTGCGTTTCCTGCGTGCCTTCCGCCTGCGGGACGCAG ATGTGCAGTTCCTGGCTTCGGCGCTGCCCCCAGACACAGACCCCGCGTTCTTTGAGCACCTTCGTGCACTCGACTGCTCTGGTGTGACGGTGCGGGCCCTGCCCGAGGGCTCCCTCGCCTTCCCCGGC GTTCCGCTACTGCAGGTGTCCGGGCCGCTCCTGGTGGTGCAGCTGCTGGAGACGCCGCTCCTCTGCCTGGTCAGCTACGCCAG CCTCATCGCCACAAATGCCGCGCGCCTTCGCCTGATCGCAGGGCCCGACAAGCGGCTGCTGGAAATGGGTCTTCGGCGTGCTCAGGGCCCCGACGGGGGTCTTACTGCTTCTACCTACAGCTACCTGGGCG GCTTCGATGCCAGCAGCAACGTGCTCGCAGGACAGCTACGGGGCGTGCCGGTGGCTGGGACCCTGGCGCACTCCTTTGTCACTTCCTTTTCAGGCAGTGAGGTGCCCCCTGACCCG ATGTTGGCTCCAGCGGCTGGTCAGGGCTCCCAGGTGGATCTGGCTGCCAGTGTGGAGATGTGGCTGGAGCGTGTGTGTGGCCATCTGGGGCTGGGTGTGCAAGAGCCGCATCGGGGAGAGCGGGCAGCCTTTGTGGCCTATGCCCTGGCCTTTCCCCGGGCCTTCCAGGGCCTGCTGGACACCTACAGTGTGCGGAG GAGCGGGCTCCCCAACTTCCTGGCTGTAGCCCTGGCCCTGCAGGAGCTGGGCTACCAGGCAGTGGGCGTGAGGCTGGACAGTGGCGATCTGCTTCAGCAGGCTCGGGAGATCCGCGGGGTCTTCCGGACAGCGGCAGCCCA GTTCGGGGTGCCCTGGCTGCAGTCGGTACCCATCGCTGTCAGCAACAACATTGACGAGGAGGAGCTGGCCCGACTAGCCCAGAAG GGCAGTGAGGTGAACGTCATTGGCATCGGCACTAGCGTGGTCACCTGCCCTCGCCAGCCTTCCCTGGGCTGTGTCTACAAG CTGGTGTCTGTGGGAGGCCAGCCGCGGATGAAGCTGACCGAGGACCCCGAGAAGCAGACATTGCCTGGGAGCAAGGCTGCCTTCCGGCTCCTGGGCTCTGATG GTCGCACTGTCTGA
- the NAPRT gene encoding nicotinate phosphoribosyltransferase isoform X2 has translation MAAEQDPEGRAAARPLLTDLYQATMALGYWRAGRAQDQAEFELFFRQCPFGGAFALAAGLRDCVRFLRAFRLRDADVQFLASALPPDTDPAFFEHLRALDCSGVTVRALPEGSLAFPGVPLLQVSGPLLVVQLLETPLLCLVSYASLIATNAARLRLIAGPDKRLLEMGLRRAQGPDGGLTASTYSYLGGFDASSNVLAGQLRGVPVAGTLAHSFVTSFSGSEVPPDPMLAPAAGQGSQVDLAASVEMWLERVCGHLGLGVQEPHRGERAAFVAYALAFPRAFQGLLDTYSVRRSGLPNFLAVALALQELGYQAVGVRLDSGDLLQQAREIRGVFRTAAAQFGVPWLQSVPIAVSNNIDEEELARLAQKGSEVNVIGIGTSVVTCPRQPSLGCVYKLVSVGGQPRMKLTEDPEKQTLPGSKAAFRLLGSDDVLQLAEEPPPQAGQELRVWPRGARESRTVRPAHVEPLLRLWVQQGQLCEPLPSLAESRAFAQQSLHRLSPAHRRLEQPALYQVALSEKLQALVDRLSARGAL, from the exons ATGGCGGCGGAGCAGGACCCCGAGGGGCGCGCGGCGGCGCGGCCGCTGCTCACCGACCTGTACCAAGCCACCATGGCGCTGGGCTATTGGCGCGCCGGCCGCGCGCAGGACCAGGCCGAGTTCGAGCTCTTCTTCCGCCAGTGCCCGTTCGGCGGAGCCTTCGCCTTGGCCGCGGGACTGCGCGACTGCGTGCGTTTCCTGCGTGCCTTCCGCCTGCGGGACGCAG ATGTGCAGTTCCTGGCTTCGGCGCTGCCCCCAGACACAGACCCCGCGTTCTTTGAGCACCTTCGTGCACTCGACTGCTCTGGTGTGACGGTGCGGGCCCTGCCCGAGGGCTCCCTCGCCTTCCCCGGC GTTCCGCTACTGCAGGTGTCCGGGCCGCTCCTGGTGGTGCAGCTGCTGGAGACGCCGCTCCTCTGCCTGGTCAGCTACGCCAG CCTCATCGCCACAAATGCCGCGCGCCTTCGCCTGATCGCAGGGCCCGACAAGCGGCTGCTGGAAATGGGTCTTCGGCGTGCTCAGGGCCCCGACGGGGGTCTTACTGCTTCTACCTACAGCTACCTGGGCG GCTTCGATGCCAGCAGCAACGTGCTCGCAGGACAGCTACGGGGCGTGCCGGTGGCTGGGACCCTGGCGCACTCCTTTGTCACTTCCTTTTCAGGCAGTGAGGTGCCCCCTGACCCG ATGTTGGCTCCAGCGGCTGGTCAGGGCTCCCAGGTGGATCTGGCTGCCAGTGTGGAGATGTGGCTGGAGCGTGTGTGTGGCCATCTGGGGCTGGGTGTGCAAGAGCCGCATCGGGGAGAGCGGGCAGCCTTTGTGGCCTATGCCCTGGCCTTTCCCCGGGCCTTCCAGGGCCTGCTGGACACCTACAGTGTGCGGAG GAGCGGGCTCCCCAACTTCCTGGCTGTAGCCCTGGCCCTGCAGGAGCTGGGCTACCAGGCAGTGGGCGTGAGGCTGGACAGTGGCGATCTGCTTCAGCAGGCTCGGGAGATCCGCGGGGTCTTCCGGACAGCGGCAGCCCA GTTCGGGGTGCCCTGGCTGCAGTCGGTACCCATCGCTGTCAGCAACAACATTGACGAGGAGGAGCTGGCCCGACTAGCCCAGAAG GGCAGTGAGGTGAACGTCATTGGCATCGGCACTAGCGTGGTCACCTGCCCTCGCCAGCCTTCCCTGGGCTGTGTCTACAAG CTGGTGTCTGTGGGAGGCCAGCCGCGGATGAAGCTGACCGAGGACCCCGAGAAGCAGACATTGCCTGGGAGCAAGGCTGCCTTCCGGCTCCTGGGCTCTGATG ATGTGCTGCAGTTGGCAGAGGAGCCACCTCCCCAGGCTGGCCAGGAGCTGAGAGTGTGGCCTCGAGGGGCCCGGGAGTCCCGTACTGTGAGGCCGGCCCACGTGGAGCCACTGCTGCGACTCTGGGTCCAACAGGGACAG CTGTGTGAGCCGCTGCCATCTCTGGCTGAATCCAGAGCCTTTGCCCAGCAGTCCCTGCACCGTCTGAGCCCCGCCCACAGGCGGCTGGAGCAGCCGGCACTGTACCAG GTCGCACTGTCTGAGAAGCTCCAGGCCCTGGTGGACAGACTGAGTGCCAGAGGAGCCCTCTGA
- the NAPRT gene encoding nicotinate phosphoribosyltransferase isoform X1, producing the protein MAAEQDPEGRAAARPLLTDLYQATMALGYWRAGRAQDQAEFELFFRQCPFGGAFALAAGLRDCVRFLRAFRLRDADVQFLASALPPDTDPAFFEHLRALDCSGVTVRALPEGSLAFPGVPLLQVSGPLLVVQLLETPLLCLVSYASLIATNAARLRLIAGPDKRLLEMGLRRAQGPDGGLTASTYSYLGGFDASSNVLAGQLRGVPVAGTLAHSFVTSFSGSEVPPDPMLAPAAGQGSQVDLAASVEMWLERVCGHLGLGVQEPHRGERAAFVAYALAFPRAFQGLLDTYSVRRSGLPNFLAVALALQELGYQAVGVRLDSGDLLQQAREIRGVFRTAAAQFGVPWLQSVPIAVSNNIDEEELARLAQKGSEVNVIGIGTSVVTCPRQPSLGCVYKLVSVGGQPRMKLTEDPEKQTLPGSKAAFRLLGSDGSLLLDVLQLAEEPPPQAGQELRVWPRGARESRTVRPAHVEPLLRLWVQQGQLCEPLPSLAESRAFAQQSLHRLSPAHRRLEQPALYQVALSEKLQALVDRLSARGAL; encoded by the exons ATGGCGGCGGAGCAGGACCCCGAGGGGCGCGCGGCGGCGCGGCCGCTGCTCACCGACCTGTACCAAGCCACCATGGCGCTGGGCTATTGGCGCGCCGGCCGCGCGCAGGACCAGGCCGAGTTCGAGCTCTTCTTCCGCCAGTGCCCGTTCGGCGGAGCCTTCGCCTTGGCCGCGGGACTGCGCGACTGCGTGCGTTTCCTGCGTGCCTTCCGCCTGCGGGACGCAG ATGTGCAGTTCCTGGCTTCGGCGCTGCCCCCAGACACAGACCCCGCGTTCTTTGAGCACCTTCGTGCACTCGACTGCTCTGGTGTGACGGTGCGGGCCCTGCCCGAGGGCTCCCTCGCCTTCCCCGGC GTTCCGCTACTGCAGGTGTCCGGGCCGCTCCTGGTGGTGCAGCTGCTGGAGACGCCGCTCCTCTGCCTGGTCAGCTACGCCAG CCTCATCGCCACAAATGCCGCGCGCCTTCGCCTGATCGCAGGGCCCGACAAGCGGCTGCTGGAAATGGGTCTTCGGCGTGCTCAGGGCCCCGACGGGGGTCTTACTGCTTCTACCTACAGCTACCTGGGCG GCTTCGATGCCAGCAGCAACGTGCTCGCAGGACAGCTACGGGGCGTGCCGGTGGCTGGGACCCTGGCGCACTCCTTTGTCACTTCCTTTTCAGGCAGTGAGGTGCCCCCTGACCCG ATGTTGGCTCCAGCGGCTGGTCAGGGCTCCCAGGTGGATCTGGCTGCCAGTGTGGAGATGTGGCTGGAGCGTGTGTGTGGCCATCTGGGGCTGGGTGTGCAAGAGCCGCATCGGGGAGAGCGGGCAGCCTTTGTGGCCTATGCCCTGGCCTTTCCCCGGGCCTTCCAGGGCCTGCTGGACACCTACAGTGTGCGGAG GAGCGGGCTCCCCAACTTCCTGGCTGTAGCCCTGGCCCTGCAGGAGCTGGGCTACCAGGCAGTGGGCGTGAGGCTGGACAGTGGCGATCTGCTTCAGCAGGCTCGGGAGATCCGCGGGGTCTTCCGGACAGCGGCAGCCCA GTTCGGGGTGCCCTGGCTGCAGTCGGTACCCATCGCTGTCAGCAACAACATTGACGAGGAGGAGCTGGCCCGACTAGCCCAGAAG GGCAGTGAGGTGAACGTCATTGGCATCGGCACTAGCGTGGTCACCTGCCCTCGCCAGCCTTCCCTGGGCTGTGTCTACAAG CTGGTGTCTGTGGGAGGCCAGCCGCGGATGAAGCTGACCGAGGACCCCGAGAAGCAGACATTGCCTGGGAGCAAGGCTGCCTTCCGGCTCCTGGGCTCTGATG gatctcTGCTGTTAGATGTGCTGCAGTTGGCAGAGGAGCCACCTCCCCAGGCTGGCCAGGAGCTGAGAGTGTGGCCTCGAGGGGCCCGGGAGTCCCGTACTGTGAGGCCGGCCCACGTGGAGCCACTGCTGCGACTCTGGGTCCAACAGGGACAG CTGTGTGAGCCGCTGCCATCTCTGGCTGAATCCAGAGCCTTTGCCCAGCAGTCCCTGCACCGTCTGAGCCCCGCCCACAGGCGGCTGGAGCAGCCGGCACTGTACCAG GTCGCACTGTCTGAGAAGCTCCAGGCCCTGGTGGACAGACTGAGTGCCAGAGGAGCCCTCTGA